Proteins encoded in a region of the Chelonoidis abingdonii isolate Lonesome George chromosome 2, CheloAbing_2.0, whole genome shotgun sequence genome:
- the LOC116828423 gene encoding zinc finger protein 398-like isoform X1 has translation MKETQLQTAAISLWTVVAAVQAVERKVEAHAMRLLNLERRSGAAEKKFVDCEKTVVEFGNQLESKWAVLGTLIQEYGLLQRKLENMENLLKNRNFWILRIPPASKGEDPKVPMAFDDVSIQIPREKWENLEEWQKELYKNVMKGNYESLISLDHAISKPDILSRIEQGEELCVGETQNLEVQEIPTESTTDVIHDFPPAPGTSISTGPSTESPISTTDIMSWIKQEEEQSIRAQENAKERETHRSTCTTDDRILVKHEERPEERGPVTQELPVTLSGRSEACIFQVASCENQPNSNMQLISNTTPTANNLGESTQGETEFGQFPNIAAQQGSQLGERPYLCSECGRCFSRKDIFISHQRTHTAEKPYSCSECGKKFAQQSNLNNHFRLHTGERLYVCSQCGKSFIHQSRLTYHYRVHTGERPYMCTECGKGFTEQSKLTNHYRIHTGERPHTCAECGKSFSLKISLIIHQRNHAKERPYECTECGLNFNCHSGLIRHQMIHTGERPYKCTDCGKGFMRKEHLLNHQRLHTGERPYQCTVCGKSFIRKHHLLKHQRIHTGERPYQCAECGKSFRYKQSLKDHLRIHSAEQGQPEISQGLLQEIETGLLDVKIENTW, from the exons ATGAAAGAAACCCAGCTGCAGACTGCAGCTATTTCCTTGTGGACTGTGGTAGCTGCTGTTCAAGCTGTGGAGAGGAAAGTGGAGGCTCATGCTATGCGATTGCTGAATTTGGAGCGGAGATCAGGGGCAGCTGAGAAGAAATTTGTGGACTGCGAGAAAACAGTGGTAGAGTTTGGTAACCAATTGGAAAGTAAGTGGGCTGTGCTGGGAACTCTGATCCAGGAGTACGGGCTGCTGCAGAGAAAACTGGAGAACATGGAGAACCTGCTGAAGAACAGGAACTTCTGGATCCTAAGAATTCCCCCCGCTAGTAAAGGAGAGGACCCAAAG GTCCCAATGGCGTTTGATGATGTCTCAATCCAAATTCCCCGGGAGAAGTGGGAGAATTTGGAAGAGTGGCAGAAAGAGCTTTACAAGAATGTGATGAAGGGCAACTATGAGTCTTTGATCTCACTAG ATCATGCCATTTCCAAGCCTGATATTTTATCACGGATTGAACAAGGGGAGGAGCTCTGTGTTGGGGAGACGCAGAACTTGGAAGTGCAAGAGATCCCTACAGAGTCTACCACAG ATGTCATTCATGACTTTCCACCTGCCCCAGGAACTTCTATCTCTACCGGTCCCAGCACAG AATCTCCAATTTCTACCACGGACATTATGTCATGGATTAAACAAGAAGAGGAGCAGAGCATACGGGCTCAAGAGAATGCTAAGGAACGAGAAACGCATAGAAGTACCTGCACCA CAGATGATAGGATCTTGGTCAAACATGAAGAGCGTCCTGAGGAGAGAGGTCCTGTGACCCAGGAACTGCCTGTGACCTTATCAGGAAGATCAGAAGCGTGCATTTTCCAGGTAGCCAGCTGTGAAAATCAGCCCAACTCAAACATGCAGCTCATCTCAAACACAACCCCTACAGCGAACAATCTGGGGGAATCCACTCAAGGTGAAACAGAGTTTGGTCAGTTTCCAAACATCGCTGCCCAACAGGGAAGCCAACTGGGAGAAAGACCATATTTGTGCAGTGAATGTGGGAGGTGCTTCAGCCGGAAAGATATCTTCATAtcacatcagagaacccacacagcCGAGAAACCCTATTCCTGCTCTGAGTGCggaaaaaagtttgcccagcaaTCCAACCTGAACAACCACTTCCGGCTCCACACAGGTGAGAGGCTTTATGTGTGTTCAcagtgcgggaagagcttcatCCACCAGTCCAGGCTCACCTACCACTATAGAGTCCACACGGGAGAGCGGCCCTACATGTGCACAGAGTGCGGGAAGGGCTTCACCGAGCAATCCAAATTAACAAACCACTATCGAATCCATACAGGCGAGAGGCCACACACCTGTGCcgagtgtgggaagagcttcagtcTGAAGATAAGCCTTATAATTCACCAGAGAAACCACGCCAAGGAAAGGCCTTATGAATGCACTGAATGCGGCTTAAACTTCAATTGTCACTCAGGGCTCATCAGGCACCAGATGATTCACACGGGGGAGCGACCCTATAAATGCACAGACTGTGGGAAAGGCTTCATGCGGAAGGAGCATCTTCTGAACCACCAGCGACtgcacacgggagagagaccctaccAATGTACGGTatgcgggaaaagcttcattcGGAAGCATCATCTTCTGAAACATCAGCGGATCCACACTGGGGAGCGGCCCTACCAGTGCGCTGAGTGTGGCAAAAGCTTTAGGTATAAACAGTCGCTCAAAGATCACCTGAGAATTCATagtgcagagcaggggcagccggAAATTTCTCAGGGCCTTTTGCAGGAAATAGAAACTGGGCTCCTTGAtgttaaaatagaaaatacaTGGTAG
- the LOC116828423 gene encoding zinc finger protein 398-like isoform X2 — protein MKETQLQTAAISLWTVVAAVQAVERKVEAHAMRLLNLERRSGAAEKKFVDCEKTVVEFGNQLESKWAVLGTLIQEYGLLQRKLENMENLLKNRNFWILRIPPASKGEDPKVPMAFDDVSIQIPREKWENLEEWQKELYKNVMKGNYESLISLDHAISKPDILSRIEQGEELCVGETQNLEVQEIPTESTTDVIHDFPPAPGTSISTGPSTESPISTTDIMSWIKQEEEQSIRAQENAKERETHRSTCTNDRILVKHEERPEERGPVTQELPVTLSGRSEACIFQVASCENQPNSNMQLISNTTPTANNLGESTQGETEFGQFPNIAAQQGSQLGERPYLCSECGRCFSRKDIFISHQRTHTAEKPYSCSECGKKFAQQSNLNNHFRLHTGERLYVCSQCGKSFIHQSRLTYHYRVHTGERPYMCTECGKGFTEQSKLTNHYRIHTGERPHTCAECGKSFSLKISLIIHQRNHAKERPYECTECGLNFNCHSGLIRHQMIHTGERPYKCTDCGKGFMRKEHLLNHQRLHTGERPYQCTVCGKSFIRKHHLLKHQRIHTGERPYQCAECGKSFRYKQSLKDHLRIHSAEQGQPEISQGLLQEIETGLLDVKIENTW, from the exons ATGAAAGAAACCCAGCTGCAGACTGCAGCTATTTCCTTGTGGACTGTGGTAGCTGCTGTTCAAGCTGTGGAGAGGAAAGTGGAGGCTCATGCTATGCGATTGCTGAATTTGGAGCGGAGATCAGGGGCAGCTGAGAAGAAATTTGTGGACTGCGAGAAAACAGTGGTAGAGTTTGGTAACCAATTGGAAAGTAAGTGGGCTGTGCTGGGAACTCTGATCCAGGAGTACGGGCTGCTGCAGAGAAAACTGGAGAACATGGAGAACCTGCTGAAGAACAGGAACTTCTGGATCCTAAGAATTCCCCCCGCTAGTAAAGGAGAGGACCCAAAG GTCCCAATGGCGTTTGATGATGTCTCAATCCAAATTCCCCGGGAGAAGTGGGAGAATTTGGAAGAGTGGCAGAAAGAGCTTTACAAGAATGTGATGAAGGGCAACTATGAGTCTTTGATCTCACTAG ATCATGCCATTTCCAAGCCTGATATTTTATCACGGATTGAACAAGGGGAGGAGCTCTGTGTTGGGGAGACGCAGAACTTGGAAGTGCAAGAGATCCCTACAGAGTCTACCACAG ATGTCATTCATGACTTTCCACCTGCCCCAGGAACTTCTATCTCTACCGGTCCCAGCACAG AATCTCCAATTTCTACCACGGACATTATGTCATGGATTAAACAAGAAGAGGAGCAGAGCATACGGGCTCAAGAGAATGCTAAGGAACGAGAAACGCATAGAAGTACCTGCACCA ATGATAGGATCTTGGTCAAACATGAAGAGCGTCCTGAGGAGAGAGGTCCTGTGACCCAGGAACTGCCTGTGACCTTATCAGGAAGATCAGAAGCGTGCATTTTCCAGGTAGCCAGCTGTGAAAATCAGCCCAACTCAAACATGCAGCTCATCTCAAACACAACCCCTACAGCGAACAATCTGGGGGAATCCACTCAAGGTGAAACAGAGTTTGGTCAGTTTCCAAACATCGCTGCCCAACAGGGAAGCCAACTGGGAGAAAGACCATATTTGTGCAGTGAATGTGGGAGGTGCTTCAGCCGGAAAGATATCTTCATAtcacatcagagaacccacacagcCGAGAAACCCTATTCCTGCTCTGAGTGCggaaaaaagtttgcccagcaaTCCAACCTGAACAACCACTTCCGGCTCCACACAGGTGAGAGGCTTTATGTGTGTTCAcagtgcgggaagagcttcatCCACCAGTCCAGGCTCACCTACCACTATAGAGTCCACACGGGAGAGCGGCCCTACATGTGCACAGAGTGCGGGAAGGGCTTCACCGAGCAATCCAAATTAACAAACCACTATCGAATCCATACAGGCGAGAGGCCACACACCTGTGCcgagtgtgggaagagcttcagtcTGAAGATAAGCCTTATAATTCACCAGAGAAACCACGCCAAGGAAAGGCCTTATGAATGCACTGAATGCGGCTTAAACTTCAATTGTCACTCAGGGCTCATCAGGCACCAGATGATTCACACGGGGGAGCGACCCTATAAATGCACAGACTGTGGGAAAGGCTTCATGCGGAAGGAGCATCTTCTGAACCACCAGCGACtgcacacgggagagagaccctaccAATGTACGGTatgcgggaaaagcttcattcGGAAGCATCATCTTCTGAAACATCAGCGGATCCACACTGGGGAGCGGCCCTACCAGTGCGCTGAGTGTGGCAAAAGCTTTAGGTATAAACAGTCGCTCAAAGATCACCTGAGAATTCATagtgcagagcaggggcagccggAAATTTCTCAGGGCCTTTTGCAGGAAATAGAAACTGGGCTCCTTGAtgttaaaatagaaaatacaTGGTAG